A single window of Pontibacillus chungwhensis DNA harbors:
- the pckA gene encoding phosphoenolpyruvate carboxykinase (ATP): MNTVNQASIIKELITQPNVLTNLCVGELVEKVLQRNEGTLTATGAIRAETGRYTGRSPQDKFTVKDEVSKDTVDWGSVNQPISEEIFENLYHKVVDFLKEKEEVFVFNGFAGADERYRLPIQIINERAWHNLFAHQLFIRPTEDELAEHVSEFTVISAPSFKADPAQDGTNSEAFIMVSFKHRVVLIGGTEYAGEIKKSIFSVMNYLLPEQDVLPMHCSANVGKEGDVALFFGLSGTGKTTLSADPERRLIGDDEHGWSNRGVFNIEGGCYAKCINLSEENEPQIYKAIRFGSVLENVILHPGTREPDYDDTTLTENTRVAYPIQNIHNIVEPSIAGHPNTIIFLTADAFGVLPPISKLTKEQAMYHFLSGYTSKLAGTERGVTSPEATFSTCFGSPFLPRHASTYAEMLGEKIDQFNSNVFLVNTGWTGGAYGEGHRMKLGHTRAMIHAALEGELNSTETVVDPIFGLEIPVHCPGVPDDVLIPKRTWKDENEYEEKAHELATKFHENFKKFDGVSEEIRKSGPTFRT, from the coding sequence ATGAATACGGTGAATCAAGCGTCCATAATCAAAGAATTAATTACACAACCTAACGTATTAACCAATTTATGTGTGGGAGAACTCGTTGAAAAAGTTCTTCAGCGGAACGAAGGTACATTAACAGCAACAGGAGCGATCAGAGCCGAAACAGGACGTTATACTGGCCGTTCGCCTCAAGATAAGTTTACCGTGAAAGACGAAGTTTCAAAAGACACTGTAGACTGGGGAAGTGTAAACCAACCAATTTCAGAGGAGATTTTTGAAAACCTTTACCATAAAGTAGTTGATTTCTTAAAGGAAAAAGAAGAGGTATTTGTATTTAATGGTTTTGCTGGAGCAGACGAACGCTACCGTTTACCAATCCAAATTATCAACGAACGTGCATGGCATAATCTTTTTGCTCACCAACTATTTATTCGTCCAACAGAAGATGAACTCGCCGAACATGTAAGCGAATTCACTGTAATATCTGCCCCTTCCTTTAAAGCAGATCCAGCCCAAGATGGCACGAATTCAGAAGCCTTCATAATGGTCTCATTCAAACACCGCGTCGTCCTAATCGGTGGTACAGAATATGCTGGAGAAATTAAAAAGTCGATCTTCTCCGTTATGAACTACCTTCTACCTGAACAAGATGTACTCCCAATGCACTGTTCTGCTAACGTTGGAAAAGAGGGAGATGTAGCGTTATTCTTCGGACTTTCCGGTACTGGGAAAACGACCTTATCCGCCGATCCAGAGCGTCGTTTAATTGGTGATGACGAGCATGGATGGTCAAATCGTGGCGTATTCAATATCGAAGGTGGATGTTATGCAAAATGCATTAATCTATCTGAAGAAAACGAGCCTCAAATCTATAAAGCTATTCGGTTCGGGTCTGTTCTTGAGAATGTCATCTTGCACCCAGGTACCAGAGAACCTGACTACGATGATACAACTTTAACAGAGAATACAAGAGTCGCTTACCCAATCCAGAACATCCATAATATCGTTGAGCCAAGTATCGCTGGTCATCCAAATACCATTATCTTTCTTACAGCGGATGCTTTCGGCGTCTTACCACCGATTAGCAAGCTGACTAAGGAACAAGCGATGTACCATTTCTTAAGTGGATATACGAGCAAACTAGCAGGAACAGAACGAGGAGTGACAAGTCCAGAAGCAACATTCTCCACGTGTTTCGGCTCTCCATTCCTACCTAGGCATGCATCAACCTATGCGGAAATGCTTGGAGAGAAGATTGATCAGTTCAACTCAAACGTATTCCTTGTAAATACAGGATGGACTGGCGGCGCATATGGGGAAGGTCATCGCATGAAGCTTGGCCACACCCGCGCTATGATTCATGCAGCTCTAGAAGGAGAACTCAATTCTACTGAAACAGTTGTCGATCCAATCTTCGGACTAGAGATCCCTGTTCATTGTCCTGGAGTTCCAGATGATGTATTAATTCCAAAGCGCACTTGGAAAGATGAAAACGAATATGAAGAGAAAGCTCATGAACTTGCTACCAAGTTCCATGAGAACTTCAAGAAATTTGACGGGGTCAGCGAAGAAATCCGCAAATCAGGCCCAACGTTCAGAACGTAA
- a CDS encoding ABC transporter substrate-binding protein → MKKIRFLLYVSLLALLTFPLAACSQSPTTIKVAEVTRSIFYAPQYVALEKGFFEDEGLEVELATTWGGDKTMTTLLSDGADIALVGSETSIYVYARGASDPVINVAQLTQTDGTFLVAREEQPDFKWEDLKGSTFLGQRKGGMPQMVGEYVLKEKGINPKEDLTLIQNVDFANIPNAFASGTGDYVQLFEPTASIFEREGKGHIVASFGEESGHVPYTVFMAKNSFLEENPEEMKKFTRAIYKAQQWVQNHSAGEIADVIQPYFEDTELELIETVVDRYKSQGSYAENPVLDKEEWNNLKAIMEEAGELPEDVDHETLVNTDIAEDVMNKE, encoded by the coding sequence ATGAAAAAGATTCGCTTTCTTTTATATGTTTCGCTGCTTGCTTTACTTACATTCCCCTTAGCTGCATGTTCTCAATCGCCTACAACGATTAAAGTAGCTGAAGTAACGCGCTCGATCTTCTATGCTCCACAATACGTAGCTTTAGAGAAAGGTTTTTTCGAAGATGAAGGCCTTGAGGTTGAATTAGCCACTACTTGGGGTGGAGACAAAACAATGACCACTCTTCTATCTGATGGGGCAGATATTGCTCTAGTTGGCTCTGAAACGTCCATTTATGTCTATGCAAGAGGAGCTTCAGACCCTGTCATTAACGTAGCTCAGCTTACCCAAACAGACGGTACTTTCCTGGTTGCCCGAGAGGAACAGCCCGATTTTAAATGGGAGGATTTAAAGGGAAGTACCTTCCTTGGACAGCGGAAGGGCGGAATGCCACAAATGGTCGGAGAATATGTGTTAAAAGAGAAAGGAATTAACCCTAAAGAGGACCTTACATTGATTCAGAATGTAGACTTTGCCAATATCCCAAATGCCTTTGCTTCTGGTACAGGAGATTACGTACAACTGTTTGAACCAACTGCTAGTATCTTTGAGCGTGAAGGAAAAGGTCACATTGTTGCCTCCTTTGGTGAAGAGTCGGGTCATGTCCCTTATACAGTTTTCATGGCTAAGAACAGTTTCTTAGAAGAGAACCCAGAAGAAATGAAAAAGTTCACGCGTGCTATATATAAAGCTCAGCAGTGGGTGCAAAACCACTCAGCGGGAGAAATCGCCGATGTTATTCAACCCTATTTTGAAGACACGGAACTGGAATTAATCGAAACGGTTGTCGATCGTTATAAAAGTCAAGGGTCCTATGCTGAAAACCCTGTTCTTGATAAAGAAGAATGGAACAACCTAAAGGCAATTATGGAAGAAGCGGGAGAACTCCCAGAAGATGTAGATCATGAGACGCTCGTTAACACGGACATTGCAGAAGACGTAATGAATAAGGAGTGA
- the asnB gene encoding asparagine synthase (glutamine-hydrolyzing), which translates to MCGFIGVIRDVPSPVDEEQKQSFKRRNDIITHRGPDDEGYYHDDYISFGFRRLSIIDIESGHQPLSYDDEKIWMVFNGEIYNYVELREDLQKQGYTFETESDTEVIAALFKAKQEEAFSYLRGMFAILIWDKEEQTFYGARDPFGIKPLFYSEQSDGTYFASEKKSITLLQENELVNTEALQHYLSYQYVPEPLTLTDGISKVEPGHYFVKKPGKTIKFHRYWHATFTQVAGSESEWIKRIQDVMYDSVNKHMRSDVPVGSFLSGGIDSSIIVAMAREFNPNLKTFSVGFEREGFSEVDVAKETAEKLGVENHSYIITPEEYVQKLPKIMWHMDDPLADPACVPLYFVAREARKHVTVVLSGEGSDELFGGYNIYREPESLKMFDSMPGMAKSLLSRVAKVMPEGVKGKSFLERGTTPLRERYIGNAKMFEEAEKQQLLKDYHKHANYQSLTRSLYQNADAYHPVNQMQYVDIHTWMRGDILLKADKMTMAHSLELRVPFLDKEVFNVAREIPVDMKIADGTTKSILRKASRGIVPDHVLDRKKLGFPVPMRHWLKNELNGWAKTLIQESETDHLIDKQAVSKLLEDHVQGKGDYSRKIWTVLMFMLWHQIFVERKFPIEELISEDQTKSKLTIT; encoded by the coding sequence ATGTGCGGTTTTATTGGTGTCATTCGAGACGTTCCATCTCCAGTAGATGAAGAACAAAAACAGTCTTTTAAGCGAAGAAACGACATTATTACTCATCGTGGCCCAGATGATGAAGGGTATTATCATGATGATTACATATCTTTTGGTTTTCGTCGTTTAAGTATTATTGATATAGAAAGCGGTCATCAACCACTAAGTTATGATGACGAAAAGATTTGGATGGTGTTTAACGGGGAGATCTATAACTATGTAGAGCTTCGTGAAGACCTTCAAAAGCAAGGGTATACATTTGAAACAGAATCGGATACAGAGGTAATAGCGGCCTTATTTAAAGCTAAACAAGAAGAAGCTTTTTCGTACCTTCGTGGTATGTTCGCTATTTTAATATGGGATAAGGAAGAGCAAACCTTTTACGGTGCACGTGACCCATTTGGCATTAAACCATTGTTCTATAGTGAACAAAGTGATGGCACTTATTTCGCTTCTGAGAAGAAAAGCATCACCCTCCTTCAGGAGAATGAGCTCGTTAACACAGAAGCATTGCAACATTATTTAAGTTATCAGTATGTTCCGGAACCTCTTACACTGACAGATGGAATATCTAAAGTAGAGCCTGGTCATTATTTCGTGAAAAAGCCAGGGAAAACGATCAAGTTCCACCGTTATTGGCATGCTACTTTTACTCAGGTGGCAGGAAGCGAGAGTGAATGGATTAAACGTATTCAGGACGTGATGTACGATTCAGTCAACAAGCATATGCGAAGTGATGTGCCTGTTGGATCGTTCTTATCCGGAGGAATCGATTCTTCAATTATTGTTGCTATGGCGCGCGAGTTCAACCCGAACTTAAAAACGTTCTCCGTTGGGTTTGAGCGTGAAGGCTTTTCTGAAGTGGATGTGGCCAAAGAAACAGCTGAGAAACTTGGTGTAGAGAATCATTCTTACATCATTACACCAGAAGAATACGTTCAAAAGCTTCCAAAAATCATGTGGCATATGGATGATCCTTTAGCGGATCCAGCTTGTGTTCCGCTTTATTTTGTAGCACGTGAGGCGAGAAAGCATGTGACCGTTGTACTTTCTGGTGAAGGGTCTGATGAATTATTCGGAGGATATAACATTTACCGAGAACCTGAATCCTTGAAGATGTTTGACTCAATGCCAGGTATGGCAAAGAGCTTGCTTTCTCGTGTTGCTAAGGTTATGCCAGAAGGCGTAAAAGGGAAAAGTTTCTTAGAAAGAGGCACGACCCCGTTGCGTGAGCGCTATATTGGGAATGCGAAGATGTTTGAAGAAGCGGAGAAGCAGCAGCTTCTTAAAGATTATCATAAACATGCGAACTACCAATCCCTTACACGCTCGCTATATCAAAACGCAGATGCTTATCACCCTGTAAACCAGATGCAGTATGTGGATATTCACACATGGATGCGCGGTGATATCTTACTAAAGGCTGATAAGATGACAATGGCTCATTCCCTTGAGCTTCGTGTTCCATTCCTTGATAAAGAAGTCTTTAATGTAGCACGTGAAATTCCGGTTGATATGAAGATTGCTGATGGAACGACAAAGTCCATTTTACGTAAAGCTTCACGTGGAATTGTTCCTGACCATGTCCTTGACCGTAAGAAGTTAGGATTCCCTGTTCCAATGCGTCACTGGTTAAAGAACGAATTGAACGGATGGGCAAAAACCCTTATTCAGGAAAGTGAGACAGATCATTTGATTGATAAGCAGGCTGTCTCTAAGTTGCTTGAAGACCACGTTCAAGGAAAGGGAGATTATTCTCGTAAAATATGGACGGTATTGATGTTTATGCTCTGGCATCAAATCTTCGTTGAACGGAAATTTCCCATCGAAGAATTAATTAGTGAAGACCAAACAAAAAGCAAGCTTACCATTACTTAA
- a CDS encoding ABC transporter ATP-binding protein, with protein MTFLSLDQITHHYFSKQGFTKAIEDISLSVEEGHFISFLGPSGCGKTTLLSIIAGLLTPTEGTVTIQQQPSDHNNIGYMLQQDYLFPWKTIQENVLLGPHIQGTVTEMKKEKALQILKEIGLESVISSYPSQLSGGMRQRAALARTLMTDPKLLLLDEPFSALDYQTKLKLENLVSDTLKQYKKTSVLVTHDIGEAIAMSDTVYVLKARPGRIAKTFQVPDHLRNLTPFEARQHADFNDLFQTIWKELDQLESESNAR; from the coding sequence ATGACTTTCCTCAGCCTTGATCAGATCACTCACCATTACTTCTCAAAACAAGGGTTCACGAAAGCCATTGAAGACATCTCGCTTTCTGTTGAGGAAGGACACTTTATTTCCTTCCTCGGCCCTAGCGGCTGCGGAAAGACGACACTACTATCCATCATAGCCGGATTACTGACTCCAACAGAAGGAACCGTAACCATTCAACAGCAGCCAAGTGACCACAATAATATTGGTTACATGTTGCAGCAAGATTATTTGTTCCCATGGAAGACCATACAAGAAAACGTTCTACTTGGTCCTCATATTCAAGGGACGGTCACGGAAATGAAAAAAGAGAAAGCTCTTCAAATCTTAAAAGAAATCGGCCTTGAGAGTGTTATATCTTCTTATCCAAGCCAACTTTCAGGAGGGATGCGACAACGCGCTGCTTTAGCAAGAACCCTCATGACAGACCCGAAGCTCCTGCTACTTGATGAACCTTTCTCCGCACTTGACTATCAGACCAAACTAAAACTTGAGAATCTCGTATCAGATACCTTGAAACAATACAAGAAAACCTCAGTATTAGTCACTCATGATATTGGGGAAGCAATCGCGATGAGTGACACTGTGTATGTGCTTAAAGCTCGCCCTGGGAGGATTGCAAAAACGTTTCAAGTTCCTGACCATTTACGCAATCTCACTCCATTTGAAGCAAGACAACACGCTGACTTTAATGATTTGTTCCAAACTATTTGGAAGGAGTTAGATCAGCTTGAATCCGAATCAAACGCAAGATGA
- a CDS encoding gamma carbonic anhydrase, with protein MIYPYKGHMPTIHETAYIADDVIITGDVTIEEEASIWFKTVIRGDVDRVHIGKRSNIQDQSMLHQSPGKPLLIEDDVTIGHQVMLHSSIIRQNALIGMGSIVLDGAEIGEGAFIGAGSLVPPNKKIPSNTLAFGRPAKVIRELTDEDIRDMERIRREYVEKGQYYKTTTPSRPNL; from the coding sequence ATGATCTACCCTTATAAAGGACATATGCCAACCATTCATGAAACGGCCTATATTGCTGATGACGTCATCATTACTGGAGATGTCACAATAGAAGAAGAAGCAAGCATCTGGTTTAAGACCGTTATAAGAGGTGACGTCGATCGGGTGCATATTGGCAAGCGTTCAAACATCCAAGACCAAAGCATGCTCCACCAAAGCCCCGGGAAACCGTTACTCATTGAAGACGATGTCACCATTGGTCACCAAGTCATGTTACACTCAAGCATCATTAGACAAAACGCCCTAATCGGTATGGGATCGATTGTTCTCGATGGGGCTGAAATCGGAGAAGGTGCCTTTATCGGTGCAGGAAGTTTAGTCCCGCCTAACAAAAAAATCCCTTCAAACACCCTTGCATTTGGACGCCCTGCTAAAGTTATTCGAGAATTAACCGATGAAGACATTAGGGATATGGAACGAATTAGAAGAGAATATGTGGAAAAAGGACAGTACTATAAAACGACCACCCCCAGTCGTCCAAATCTCTAA
- the metK gene encoding methionine adenosyltransferase — protein sequence MAANRRLFTSESVTGGHPDKICDQISDAILDEILKNDPNARVACETTVTTGLVLVSGEISTNTYVDIQSIVRNTIKDIGYTRAKYGFDAETCAVLTAIDEQSPDIAAGVNEALEAREGQMTDREIENIGAGDQGLMFGYANNETPELMPLPISLAHKLAKRLSDVRNDETVPYLRPDGKTQVTVEYDEHDQPVRIDTIVISTQHHPEITLEQIQKDLKEHVIAPIVPTELLDEQTKYFINPTGRFVIGGPQGDAGLTGRKIIVDTYGGYARHGGGAFSGKDATKVDRSAAYAARYVAKNIVAAGLADSCEVQLAYAIGVAQPVSISINTFGTGKVSEETLVEAVREKFDLRPAGIIKMLDLRRPIYRDTAAYGHFGRTDVEFPWEQTDKAEDLKQLLTSK from the coding sequence ATGGCTGCAAATCGCCGCTTGTTTACATCAGAATCAGTTACAGGAGGGCATCCGGATAAAATCTGTGACCAAATTTCTGATGCTATACTAGATGAAATCTTAAAAAATGATCCTAACGCTCGCGTAGCATGTGAAACAACTGTTACAACAGGGTTAGTTCTTGTATCAGGGGAAATCTCAACAAATACGTACGTGGATATTCAATCAATTGTCCGTAATACGATTAAGGATATTGGCTACACGCGTGCGAAATATGGTTTCGATGCAGAAACGTGTGCTGTATTAACAGCAATTGATGAACAATCACCTGATATTGCTGCAGGAGTAAATGAAGCGCTTGAAGCACGAGAAGGTCAAATGACTGATCGTGAAATTGAGAATATTGGTGCGGGAGACCAGGGGTTAATGTTTGGTTATGCAAATAACGAAACTCCTGAACTAATGCCACTTCCAATCTCTTTAGCTCATAAACTGGCGAAACGTTTGTCTGACGTGCGCAATGATGAAACCGTTCCTTACCTTCGTCCTGATGGTAAAACTCAGGTTACCGTAGAGTATGACGAACATGATCAACCTGTTCGTATTGACACGATTGTCATCTCCACTCAGCATCACCCAGAAATAACACTAGAACAAATTCAAAAGGATTTAAAAGAACATGTCATTGCTCCGATTGTTCCGACAGAACTACTTGATGAGCAAACTAAATATTTCATTAATCCGACTGGTCGCTTTGTAATCGGCGGACCTCAAGGGGATGCTGGTTTAACAGGCCGTAAGATTATCGTGGATACCTACGGCGGATATGCCCGTCACGGTGGTGGAGCATTTAGTGGTAAAGATGCAACGAAAGTTGACCGTTCAGCAGCTTATGCTGCCAGATATGTAGCGAAGAATATAGTCGCTGCAGGATTAGCAGATTCTTGTGAAGTTCAGTTAGCTTACGCAATTGGCGTGGCTCAACCTGTTTCCATTTCTATTAACACATTTGGTACAGGGAAAGTTTCAGAAGAGACGTTAGTTGAAGCGGTTCGTGAGAAATTCGATCTTCGTCCAGCTGGCATCATTAAAATGTTAGACCTACGCCGTCCAATTTATCGTGATACAGCAGCTTATGGTCACTTCGGTCGTACAGACGTTGAGTTCCCATGGGAGCAAACGGATAAAGCAGAGGACCTAAAACAATTATTGACTTCTAAATAA
- a CDS encoding alpha/beta hydrolase family protein yields MQDGTILSSQRYPSPHPDLNVFLVTYWSDGLRVKGFLVEPKEEGEYPGFLYLRGGIKGVGKVRIGRIVQFAAQGFVVFAPCYRGNMGGEGREDFALKDREDGHNGARLLFNHPKVNGEVNVFGFSRGGVMGLWTALEVPGIHKVVCWGGVTDVGLTYEERVDLRRMLKRVVGGGPNKYPERFEARTPLGKIGELRTPVCIIHGAKDQNVSVEHARLLEQKLREFDIPHTSWIYHDLDHYFPPQINRRTVQQLTDWLKQ; encoded by the coding sequence ATGCAAGATGGTACGATCCTATCAAGTCAACGATATCCTTCCCCTCATCCAGATTTAAACGTGTTCCTAGTGACGTACTGGAGTGATGGACTCAGAGTAAAAGGTTTCTTAGTTGAGCCGAAAGAAGAGGGAGAATACCCGGGATTTTTATACTTACGTGGAGGCATTAAGGGTGTTGGTAAGGTTCGAATCGGTAGAATTGTTCAATTTGCTGCACAAGGGTTTGTTGTGTTCGCACCTTGTTATCGTGGAAATATGGGCGGAGAGGGACGAGAGGATTTTGCCTTAAAGGACCGTGAAGATGGCCATAATGGAGCAAGGTTATTATTTAATCATCCAAAAGTGAACGGAGAAGTAAACGTATTTGGTTTCTCCCGCGGTGGAGTAATGGGACTATGGACAGCCCTTGAGGTACCTGGGATTCATAAGGTTGTATGCTGGGGAGGAGTTACAGATGTAGGTTTAACCTATGAAGAGAGGGTCGATCTAAGGAGAATGCTAAAACGTGTCGTCGGTGGAGGGCCTAACAAATATCCTGAACGTTTTGAAGCCAGGACTCCGCTAGGTAAAATAGGGGAATTGCGTACCCCGGTCTGCATCATTCACGGGGCTAAAGACCAAAATGTATCTGTTGAACACGCTCGTCTTCTTGAACAAAAATTAAGGGAGTTTGACATACCGCATACGAGTTGGATCTATCATGATTTGGATCATTACTTTCCACCTCAAATTAACAGAAGAACTGTGCAGCAATTAACAGATTGGCTCAAGCAATAG
- a CDS encoding ABC transporter permease, whose product MSLNPNQTQDEARFKQYLKHLQKEKRSIFLWQLLIFISFFSLWEVSSRLRWVDPLLFSSPAKIGDLLVTKITDGSIFLHMRVTLLETIAGFVLGTLLGIVLAAALWWFPKLSKVIDPYLVILNAMPKVALGPIIIVALGPGYFSIIAMGAIISVIITTIVVYSAFQGVDRNYVKVLSSFGANRFQIFKEAILPASSPTIISTFKVNVGLSWVGVIVGEFLVSQKGLGYLIIYGFQVFDFTLVLSSLMIIAIFAAIMYQLVERLERKLIRE is encoded by the coding sequence ATCAGCTTGAATCCGAATCAAACGCAAGATGAAGCTCGTTTTAAACAGTATTTAAAGCATCTTCAAAAAGAAAAACGTTCTATATTTCTATGGCAATTGTTGATCTTCATCAGTTTTTTTAGTTTATGGGAAGTGAGCAGTCGATTAAGATGGGTAGATCCCCTCCTCTTTAGCTCACCAGCTAAAATTGGCGATTTATTAGTAACGAAAATAACAGATGGATCAATCTTCCTTCATATGCGTGTAACCCTGCTCGAAACGATAGCGGGCTTCGTCCTTGGCACACTCTTAGGAATCGTTCTAGCGGCCGCCTTGTGGTGGTTCCCTAAGCTCTCGAAAGTCATTGACCCTTATCTTGTAATATTAAATGCAATGCCTAAAGTAGCGCTTGGGCCTATTATTATCGTAGCCCTTGGACCTGGGTATTTCTCGATCATAGCGATGGGTGCAATAATATCGGTAATCATTACCACCATTGTGGTCTATTCGGCTTTTCAAGGTGTCGACCGAAATTATGTTAAGGTGCTCTCAAGCTTTGGGGCAAATCGATTTCAGATTTTTAAAGAAGCCATCCTTCCCGCGTCTTCACCTACCATTATATCGACCTTCAAAGTGAACGTCGGACTCTCATGGGTTGGGGTTATTGTGGGAGAATTTCTTGTTTCTCAGAAAGGATTAGGCTACTTAATCATTTACGGATTCCAAGTTTTTGATTTCACATTAGTCCTTTCAAGCCTTATGATCATTGCGATCTTTGCTGCCATTATGTATCAACTTGTTGAACGGCTAGAACGAAAACTCATTAGAGAATAA
- a CDS encoding C39 family peptidase — MYVLLFSTSVVLAVLLWTVSQKQTSYKRLLKWYSALFVICSLTLGTFTVQKHKDDIRESVQGLWKETSKVQHVSANQKNTEDGTIKNPLIEQYHLKSEVHIDVEAVNQYPELPRGCEVTSLSMLLQHHDYDVDKMTLAKKVQKSEQAYQNIDGQIHFGDPNEGFVGNMYNLSEPGFGVYHKPIAKLTRQYAGDRVIDFSGGSFYEILEHLDDGHPVWIITNTLYQSLPDSYFEQWITPNGTKRITMKEHSVVITGYDQDFMYFNDPLTGKKKKAPKDDFKEAWVQMGKQAITIK; from the coding sequence ATGTATGTTCTGCTATTTTCCACTTCTGTGGTTCTAGCTGTACTCCTTTGGACAGTCAGCCAAAAACAAACCTCTTATAAACGTTTATTAAAATGGTATAGTGCCCTTTTTGTGATCTGCTCCTTAACTCTAGGGACATTCACCGTTCAGAAACATAAAGATGACATAAGAGAATCTGTCCAAGGCTTGTGGAAAGAAACCTCCAAGGTTCAACACGTATCAGCTAATCAAAAGAACACAGAAGATGGAACGATAAAGAACCCTCTAATTGAACAATACCATCTTAAATCAGAAGTGCATATCGATGTCGAAGCGGTCAATCAGTACCCTGAACTACCAAGGGGATGCGAAGTCACCTCTTTAAGCATGCTTTTACAACATCACGATTACGACGTAGATAAAATGACGTTAGCCAAAAAAGTTCAAAAGTCTGAACAAGCCTATCAGAATATCGACGGTCAAATTCATTTCGGTGATCCTAATGAAGGGTTCGTTGGTAACATGTACAACTTAAGTGAACCTGGATTTGGCGTTTATCATAAACCGATTGCCAAACTTACACGCCAGTATGCAGGAGACCGTGTAATTGATTTCTCAGGAGGAAGTTTCTATGAGATCCTCGAGCATCTAGATGACGGACATCCCGTTTGGATCATTACGAACACCCTTTACCAATCACTACCTGATTCTTATTTTGAACAGTGGATAACTCCCAACGGAACCAAACGGATTACCATGAAAGAGCACTCCGTTGTAATAACAGGTTATGATCAAGACTTTATGTATTTCAATGATCCCTTAACAGGTAAAAAGAAAAAAGCACCCAAAGACGACTTTAAAGAAGCCTGGGTGCAAATGGGAAAGCAAGCAATTACCATTAAGTAA
- a CDS encoding alpha/beta hydrolase, with protein sequence MKHITVEDAKGIIVIVHGAFEHSGRYNDLANRWVSEGYEVVYGDLPAHGNHEGIKGHIDHFEEYLEEIASWINEAMKSNLPIFLLAHSMGGLAAIRLLEENELPLKAVVLSSPGLGIKNPPPKPLQVVAKGLNVVVPKLQLNGNLNPEHVTRNVDVLKRDQGDRLMLKKVSVRWYKEFEKGIERAFNKIDTYQDVPTLVMQAGDDKIVNKEATLKWFNSLHIHEKFYKEWEGLYHEIFNDPEKEDVFHYAKSFVEMHL encoded by the coding sequence ATGAAGCATATTACCGTAGAAGATGCTAAAGGGATTATAGTCATCGTTCATGGAGCCTTCGAACATTCAGGTAGGTATAATGACTTGGCGAACCGCTGGGTGAGCGAGGGATATGAGGTGGTTTATGGTGACCTTCCGGCTCATGGGAATCATGAAGGGATCAAAGGGCACATCGACCACTTTGAAGAGTATTTAGAAGAGATTGCTAGCTGGATCAACGAGGCGATGAAATCAAATTTACCTATCTTCTTGCTAGCGCATAGTATGGGTGGACTTGCTGCAATCCGGCTGCTGGAGGAAAACGAGTTGCCCTTGAAAGCCGTCGTTCTTTCATCACCGGGGCTAGGCATAAAAAACCCACCTCCAAAACCTCTTCAGGTCGTAGCTAAGGGATTGAATGTTGTGGTGCCTAAGTTACAATTAAACGGCAATTTGAATCCAGAACACGTAACGAGGAATGTTGACGTTCTTAAAAGAGACCAGGGAGACCGCTTAATGTTAAAAAAGGTTTCTGTACGCTGGTATAAGGAGTTTGAAAAAGGGATCGAGCGTGCTTTTAACAAAATTGACACCTATCAAGATGTTCCTACGCTTGTGATGCAAGCTGGGGATGATAAAATAGTAAATAAAGAGGCGACATTGAAATGGTTTAATTCACTCCACATTCATGAAAAATTTTATAAAGAATGGGAAGGATTATATCATGAGATCTTTAATGACCCTGAAAAAGAAGATGTATTTCACTATGCGAAATCGTTTGTAGAAATGCATCTTTAG